Proteins encoded together in one Labeo rohita strain BAU-BD-2019 chromosome 21, IGBB_LRoh.1.0, whole genome shotgun sequence window:
- the elmod1 gene encoding ELMO domain-containing protein 1 — MKHFLRVLTQLLVFLYCKCLWRGLKFVIRKLTGRCELQRICYNNKPGARRTLKIESSLKCSKHELLQSAINVHPDSVEKTIDDIMSLKKINLDTNPQLGISLQACLLQIVGYRNLVVEVEKLRREPYDCENPAHEEMLMKLWKELRPDSPLSGRISKQWCEIGFQGNDPKTDFRGMGLLGLHNLLYFAEHDKATALQVLHDSLQPKHSKMSKAEWDKKKFDKAIGYSFAIVGINITDLAYSLLVSGALKTHLYNVAPEMPSLVHFQQTFCYLMQEFHRFWIEEDPCDIMEFNRVRTKFHKRVLKQLKNPDMALCPHFTASDLHLVNL; from the exons ATGAAGCATTTCCTGAG GGTACTGACCCAGTTACTGGTGTTCCTTTACTGTAAGTGTTTGTGGCGGGGCCTGAAGTTTGTCATCAGGAAGTTGACTGGACGATGTGAGCTTCAACGCATCTGTTACAATAACAAACCTGGCGCTCGCAGGACGCTCAAGATTG AATCCTCACTCAAATGCTCTAAACATGAG CTTTTGCAGTCTGCCATCAATGTTCACCCTGATTCTGTGGAAAAGACTATTGATGATATAATGTCCCTGAAAAAGATCAACCTTGACACGAACCCACA GCTTGGCATCTCTCTCCAGGCTTGCCTGCTCCAGATCGTGGGTTACCGAAACCTAGTAGTGGAGGTGGAGAAGCTGCGTAGAGAGCCGTATGATTGTGAAAACCCAGCACATGAGGAGATGCTCATGAAG CTGTGGAAGGAACTCCGTCCTGATTCTCCTCTCTCTGGACGCATCTCAAAGCAATGGTGTGAGATTGGTTTCCAAGGAAACGACCCCAAGACTGATTTCAGGGGCATGGGTCTCCTGGGCTTGCACAATCTACT GTATTTTGCAGAGCATGACAAAGCCACTGCTCTCCAAGTTCTTCACGACTCCCTGCAGCCCAAACACAG CAAGATGAGCAAAGCTGAGTGGGACAAGAAGAAATTTGACAAAGCAATTGG ATACTCCTTTGCCATAGTTGGCATAAACATCACAGACCTGGCGTATTCCCTGCTGGTGAGCGGGGCTCTGAAGACTCATCTGTACAATGTGGCACCAGAGATGCCAAGTCTAGTGCACTTCCAACAGACCTTCT gttatcTGATGCAGGAGTTCCACAGGTTCTGGATTGAGGAAGATCCATGCGACATCATGGAGTTCAACCGCGTACGCACCAAGTTCCATAAGCGCGTCCTGAAGCAGCTGAAGAACCCTGACATGGCACTGTGTCCTCACTTCACTGCCTCTGACCTTCACCTGGTCAACCTGTAG